The stretch of DNA GCTCAGCAGCTATGCCTTTCTGCTGAGATCTTATTTCGTCAGAACTCATTGAAGCTTCAGCAAGTGCTACGATCTCTCCCTTCAAAGTGTAAAACCCGACTGTGTCCCCCTTTTTTATATTACCAGAAACCTTCAGAATTCCAGGTATTGCAAGTTTGGCTCCATTGCATACCGCTTCTACAGCTGAATCCCTGATTACAACGCTTGGGATTGCCTGCATCCCATACTCTATTGACAGTATCAGTTTCTTCAATTTGCTTTCATCGCCTTTCTGATATTCGTAGTATGCATCAGCAAGGTCATGCAATCTGACAAGCCTATTCTGTTCACTCAAGTTGCTCACCCTCGTCCTCCTCAATTCGACCATGGTCGCACCGCAGCCGAAGACTTCGCCCATGTCGTAGACCAATTTCCTGATGTAAGTTCCAGACTCGCACAGAACCCTTAAGATCAGCAACCTTCCCTGCTGCTCAAGCAGTTCAAGCTCGTAGATCGTCCTTGTCCTAGTTACCCTCTTTACGGAAGACCTTTGGGGAGGCTTCTGAAAGATTTCTCCAGTAAATTCCTTGATCACCCTTTTTAGACTTCCGTCGTCAACTGGATCGTGCAGCCTTGCAACGGCAACGTACTCTTTTGAGCCCAGCAGCAATACGGAAAGGGCCTTCGTAGCTTCTCCCAAGCCTATTGGGAGCAG from Nitrososphaerota archaeon encodes:
- a CDS encoding RNA-guided pseudouridylation complex pseudouridine synthase subunit Cbf5: MSNLIEIAHEDTNPKYGCAPQNRSVKQLLDYGLIPLDKTEGPTSHEVVAWVRRILNVKKAGHSGTLDPPATGLLPIGLGEATKALSVLLLGSKEYVAVARLHDPVDDGSLKRVIKEFTGEIFQKPPQRSSVKRVTRTRTIYELELLEQQGRLLILRVLCESGTYIRKLVYDMGEVFGCGATMVELRRTRVSNLSEQNRLVRLHDLADAYYEYQKGDESKLKKLILSIEYGMQAIPSVVIRDSAVEAVCNGAKLAIPGILKVSGNIKKGDTVGFYTLKGEIVALAEASMSSDEIRSQQKGIAAEPNRVIMKQGTYPKMWKSKPKEEASN